DNA sequence from the Cellulophaga sp. HaHaR_3_176 genome:
AAACCTACATTAAATACAAAAAATATAATAAAAAATTGTCTCATTGATATTTACTTATTAAAACAAAGGTAATTTTTTTTGCTGTTAAAGGGATGTGAAAGTTTTACGAATACTCAATAGTCATTTATATTTTAACTACCAACTATTTAACTTTTCTTTAGAAAAAAAATATGAAATTCTAGTAATTTATGAGATATTTACAAAAAAAGATAAAATGCTAAGAAAGTTATTTTTTATTTGCTTCATTATTTCTTCGTTTTCATATGCGCAATTTAACCAAAATGCGCCTTGGATGGATACTTTAGAAAAAAACAGTGTTTCTTCCAAAAAGAATAACACACCCCATTCACTTTATGATATATCAAAAGCATTTGATGAATACTGGGAAAACAAAGATTATACAAAAAAGGGAAGTGGATTTAAACCTTATAAGAGATGGGAAAACTATTGGGGTTATTATATAGATAAAGATGGGAATTTACCAACACCTAATAAATTATGGGAATCTTGGAAAGCAAAGCAAGGTAGCATTGGAAAAGCACTGAACCCTACAGCAAATTGGAATGCTATAGGCCCTTTTACCCACGATACTTATTCAGGTGCATTATCTGGACAAGGAAGAATCAACGCAATTACTGTAGACCCTAATAATACAAACATTTGGTATGTTGGAGCTCCTGCTGGAGGTATTTGGAAATCAATTGATAATGGATCTTCTTGGGTTAATTTGTTTGATGATTTTCCACAAATAGGTGTTTCGGGTATTGCCGTTGACCCAAACAATTCTCAAATTGTATATATAGCTACTGGTGATGATGATGCTGCAGATTCATATAGCGTTGGTGTTTTTAAATCTGTCGATGGCGGAAACTCCTGGAATGAAACAGGATTAAACCCTAGCAATTCAAACATAAACCTTTTAATGAGTGAAATAACCATTAACCCGACAAATTCTAATATTATCTGGGTAAGCACAAGTAATGGCTTACAAAAATCTACTGATGGAGGAAATACATGGGAAGTAAAACTAGGTGGTAACGTTCAAGACTTTAAATTAAAACCGAATAGTCCAAATACAATTTATGCAGTTACCTCTAATTCGTTTTCAAAATCTACAGACGGAGGAGATACTTTTATCGAAATCACAAATGGATTGCCTGTTAACTCTGGAAGGTTAGCAATTGGAGTCAGCGAATCTAACCCTTCTGGTGTATATATACTTAGAGCATTAACAGGTGGTAATAGCTTTGCTTTTGGCGGACTTTATAAATCGTTAGATAGTGGTGAAAGTTTTGAAAGAACAGCTAGTGGGCAAGATATATTCGAATCAAACCAAGCTTGGTTTGACTTAGCAATTGAAGTATCTCCTTCTAATTTTAATGAAGTTTATACGGGTTGTTTAAATGTATGGAAAAGCACTAATGGTGGTGACACCTTTATTAGAATAAATAGATGGAATGTAAGTGACCAAGGTTATACACATGCAGATATACATACTATCAAAATATTTAATAATCAATTATTTGTTGGTAGTGACGGAGGTATTTACATGTCTGAAAACGGAGGAAGCTCTTTTAATGACTATACTGCTGGTTTATCTATTAGTCAGTTTTATAGAATTTCAGTTGCAAAAAATGACTCAGGAAAAATTACTGGTGGACTACAAGACAATGCAGGCTTCATTAGAGACCAAGAGCAATGGAATGTATTTACTGGTGGAGATGGGATGGATTACGAAATTGACCCAAACAACAGTAGTTTAATTTATGGATTTGTTCAGTTTGGCAGTAGCCTCTTTATTTCTTCAGATTCTGGCCAATCGGTCGGAATTGTAGGTGCACCCAGCGACACTAACGGAAATACAATACAAGGTAATTGGATTACACCTTTAGCGATAAGTTCTGATGGTTCAGTTTACGCAGGTTTTGATGCTCTTTATAAATTAGTAAATAATCAATGGTCAAAAATATCATCATCAATAGGAACAGGTAATATTGATGATATAGAAATCGACCCAAAAAATCCAGACATTATTTTTGCTGCTGAAAGCAACCTATTATACAGGAGTAGTAATGGCGGAGCAACCTTTTCTATTATTAAAATTTTAGATTCAGAAATTTCTGATATTGCAATTAATAGTAACGACAGTAATATAATTTACGCAACCACTTCTGATAGAGTTGGTGTTGAACTAAGCAAACAGCCTGCAGAGAGAGGCGTTTTCAAAATAACTATTGACGGAGGCACTATAACATCTGAAAACATTACATATGATATACCTACAGATCAAGCATTTTTTTCTATTGCTCATCAAGGCAGGCATACAGACAACCCTATTTATGTAGGTACAAGTTTAGGTGTTTATAGATTAGATGACACCTTAACAGAATGGGAAGAATATTATACAAACTTACCAAATGTTGCTATTAGTGATTTAGAAATAAATTTAGATGGAGAAAAAATCATAGCATCTACTTACGGAAGAGGAGTTTGGGAATCTACAATTCCGATTCAAATACCTGAGAATGAAGTTAGGTTAATTTCTATCTCACCAAATAGTAATACTGTTTTCTGTGATGAATTTGCTCCAACTGCGATTGTAGAAAACCAAGGTCTTAATGAAATAACAACAATTGAAATTAGCTATACTATAGGCGATAGTGCTATTAAAAATTTTACTTGGTCTGGTAACTTATTAAGTAATGAAACCACCACAGTAGAACTGCCTTTAGAGACAGCTGCTATTTATGGCGAGTCTAACATTAACTTAACAGCTACGATTGAAAATGATACTTATGATGATAATAACAACTTAAGTAATCGATTCTTTGTAAATAAAACAGATATTGGTGGGGTTATCAACACTTTTGAAACCGAACAAGAATCACTTATAACATATAATGACGGAAACGCCGAGAGTGTTTGGCAAAAAGGAGTGCCAACTGGGTCTAAATTAAACCAAGCTTCTTCTGGTACAAATGTATATGGCACAAACTTAAGCGGTAATCACCCTAATAGCACTAAAGCAAATCTTTTAAGTAATTGCTATGATATGACTTCAATTCTAGCTCCTGTACTTAAATTTGATATGGCTTATGATCTTGAGTTAAATTTTGATATAATTTATGTTGAGTATTCGATAGACAGTGGAAGTACCTGGGGTGTTTTAGGTAATATTGATAGCCAACCTAATTGGTACAATAGCAATCGTACAAATGCAAAATCAGAAGAGGCCGATGATTGTCAAAATTGTCCAGGCGCACAATGGACAGGAGAAAATACAGAAATTACAGAATATAGTTATGATTTTACTGCAAACGCAGCAAACGGAGAGCAAGATCTTACTACTGAAACTAATGTTTTGTTCAGAATTGTATTTCAATCAGATCCTGCCGTTACTGGAGAAGGTGCCATAATAGATAATTTAGTTGTTGATGGTTTACTAGATGACGATGATGATGATAATGATGGTATTTTAGATATAGATGATAATTGCCCATTAATAGCAAATGCAGATCAACTTGATACTGATGGTGATGGCGAAGGAGATGTTTGTGATTCTGATGATGATAATGATGGTGTTTTAGATATAGATGATAATTGCCCATTAATAGCTAATCCAAATCAAGAAGATGATGATTTAGATGGCATTGGCAACTTATGTGACGAAGACAGTGATAATGATGGCGTACCTAATAGTATTGACGAATGTGACAATACTGAAACTGGAGTAACCGTAAATACAACCGGGTGTGAAGTATTCTCGCTACCGAATACAAATTTTCAAATTATTACAACTGGAGAATCCTGTTCTTCAAGTAACAATGGAAATATTTTTATAACTG
Encoded proteins:
- a CDS encoding thrombospondin type 3 repeat-containing protein, producing the protein MLRKLFFICFIISSFSYAQFNQNAPWMDTLEKNSVSSKKNNTPHSLYDISKAFDEYWENKDYTKKGSGFKPYKRWENYWGYYIDKDGNLPTPNKLWESWKAKQGSIGKALNPTANWNAIGPFTHDTYSGALSGQGRINAITVDPNNTNIWYVGAPAGGIWKSIDNGSSWVNLFDDFPQIGVSGIAVDPNNSQIVYIATGDDDAADSYSVGVFKSVDGGNSWNETGLNPSNSNINLLMSEITINPTNSNIIWVSTSNGLQKSTDGGNTWEVKLGGNVQDFKLKPNSPNTIYAVTSNSFSKSTDGGDTFIEITNGLPVNSGRLAIGVSESNPSGVYILRALTGGNSFAFGGLYKSLDSGESFERTASGQDIFESNQAWFDLAIEVSPSNFNEVYTGCLNVWKSTNGGDTFIRINRWNVSDQGYTHADIHTIKIFNNQLFVGSDGGIYMSENGGSSFNDYTAGLSISQFYRISVAKNDSGKITGGLQDNAGFIRDQEQWNVFTGGDGMDYEIDPNNSSLIYGFVQFGSSLFISSDSGQSVGIVGAPSDTNGNTIQGNWITPLAISSDGSVYAGFDALYKLVNNQWSKISSSIGTGNIDDIEIDPKNPDIIFAAESNLLYRSSNGGATFSIIKILDSEISDIAINSNDSNIIYATTSDRVGVELSKQPAERGVFKITIDGGTITSENITYDIPTDQAFFSIAHQGRHTDNPIYVGTSLGVYRLDDTLTEWEEYYTNLPNVAISDLEINLDGEKIIASTYGRGVWESTIPIQIPENEVRLISISPNSNTVFCDEFAPTAIVENQGLNEITTIEISYTIGDSAIKNFTWSGNLLSNETTTVELPLETAAIYGESNINLTATIENDTYDDNNNLSNRFFVNKTDIGGVINTFETEQESLITYNDGNAESVWQKGVPTGSKLNQASSGTNVYGTNLSGNHPNSTKANLLSNCYDMTSILAPVLKFDMAYDLELNFDIIYVEYSIDSGSTWGVLGNIDSQPNWYNSNRTNAKSEEADDCQNCPGAQWTGENTEITEYSYDFTANAANGEQDLTTETNVLFRIVFQSDPAVTGEGAIIDNLVVDGLLDDDDDDNDGILDIDDNCPLIANADQLDTDGDGEGDVCDSDDDNDGVLDIDDNCPLIANPNQEDDDLDGIGNLCDEDSDNDGVPNSIDECDNTETGVTVNTTGCEVFSLPNTNFQIITTGESCSSSNNGNIFITAQNKSYTYNAALTNTDNSIDISFSDTTSFTDLSSGTYQLCLTVEGQPNYETCFDLTVSQPDALSVTSKVNSLNNEVTLKLSGGEIYTISLNDKIYITSAKEITLPLESVTTKVFVKTSLDCQGIHNEEIMLSDELFIYPNPIEGGDLTILLSQNTSEKITISLFNATGTSLLSKEMTPINNEIKINVDGLPTGIYFLNVKSGNTLSNYKIIRK